A section of the Paenibacillus odorifer genome encodes:
- the rpsD gene encoding 30S ribosomal protein S4 — MARYTGPKFKLSRRLGISLSGTGKDLKRPFPPGQHGANQRRKVSNYGMQLLEKQKLRHMYGLGEKQFRTLFAKAQKLPGLAGENFMFLLESRLDNLVYRLGFANSRAGARQLVSHGHVTVNGKKVDIASYRVSLGDVIGLREKSQGMASIKEALANRNHLPAYLEYAEGSFEGKYIRLPERSELSQDIDEKQIVEFYNR, encoded by the coding sequence ATGGCACGTTACACCGGACCTAAATTCAAACTCAGCCGCCGTCTGGGCATTTCCCTTAGCGGTACAGGCAAAGACCTGAAACGCCCTTTCCCACCAGGACAACACGGCGCTAACCAACGCAGAAAAGTAAGTAACTACGGAATGCAGCTTTTGGAAAAACAAAAACTGCGTCACATGTACGGCTTGGGAGAGAAACAATTCCGTACTCTCTTCGCTAAAGCACAAAAACTTCCAGGTCTTGCGGGCGAAAACTTCATGTTCTTGCTTGAAAGCCGCTTGGACAACCTAGTTTACCGTCTTGGATTTGCTAACTCCCGTGCTGGAGCACGTCAGTTGGTATCCCACGGACACGTAACTGTAAACGGCAAAAAAGTCGACATCGCTTCTTACCGTGTAAGCTTGGGCGACGTTATCGGTCTTCGCGAGAAGAGCCAAGGCATGGCTTCCATCAAAGAAGCTCTTGCTAACCGTAACCACCTTCCAGCTTACCTGGAATATGCTGAAGGATCTTTCGAAGGTAAATATATCCGTTTGCCAGAACGTTCCGAGCTTTCCCAGGATATCGATGAGAAACAAATCGTCGAGTTCTACAACCGTTAA
- a CDS encoding transglycosylase domain-containing protein has protein sequence MAQENKKKNAKKPSPRRSALSRFGSVVKWMFILGIIGVLFAGGAVAGYVASIVKDEPVRSEEMIQQQVSQNAITGFAYFRDGAPIGQLRTEEDRRLIEFNDIPQLIIDAVLAIEDNNFNEHNGVDFKGTLRAVKQKLLNESVQTGGSTLTQQLARRVFLNLDRTEDRKVKEILLSLRLERFLTKQEILTAYLNKVPFGNGSNGYNVFGIKAAAKGIFGLDDLDKLNVAQAAYLAGLPQLPSAYSAFNGIGEFNEKAFNRAMDRQHLVLRRMLEENKITTSQYDEALKFDIKSSLAPHTKKAYATYPYLMMETERKASEILLSLNEEKNGTTDANSTTDNAVLLEEARQQLMTGGYRVYTTIDKKVYNAMHSVSEDSNNFTKDSKTKGMEQTAGMLIDNKTGAILGMIEGRDFNIEQMNYATQMIRQPGSTMKPISAYLPALDAGLIQPAGIVDDAPIILKDGGKGFHIPKNANNRYQGLVTARYALNKSLNLPALKLFNEKVGIEKSWAFTKKLGITTLTDDDYSAQTGVIGGLKYGVSVEELTNAYSAIGNQGAFNDAYMIEKIVNSEGKIIYQHKVNPEQVFSKQTAYLMTDMLRTVITEGTASTVKRAYKHSKEIPIVGKTGSTQNYGDVWFMGYTPDVTLGMWVGYKEQINTLTGDTQKRQAQTLWAKVLNAVIDKQPELFVTDKFAQPEGIIKKTVSAYSGKLPTSLTDKFTTDIFNTKYVPKESDDGISKAKYITYKGVNYIPLEGTPEEFLKEKIVVKREKPIQELVKELLAAFPKMKDHKSLEYYMPADAKTDFPTEVDPRVDDGASPAAPGNVNVSYSTGKAVISFSASSSADVVGYRLYRSLNGGSFQKQSILMADENKVFTPGTPASANATFYVTAVDVAGNETASGSVAGGITPTPEATPTPDQQPGTEPPTEPETTPGDIIEDPGNILPLPTETPAGGGNSTGGSNNPTAGNNAGTR, from the coding sequence ATGGCTCAAGAGAACAAGAAAAAAAACGCTAAGAAGCCTTCACCCCGCAGATCCGCCCTAAGCAGGTTCGGTTCTGTAGTTAAGTGGATGTTTATTCTTGGAATAATAGGCGTTCTATTTGCCGGTGGTGCTGTAGCAGGCTATGTCGCTTCCATTGTGAAGGATGAACCTGTTCGCTCCGAAGAAATGATTCAGCAGCAGGTCAGTCAAAATGCGATCACCGGATTCGCTTATTTCCGAGACGGCGCACCGATCGGCCAGCTTCGGACAGAAGAAGACCGAAGGCTCATTGAATTCAACGATATCCCCCAGCTTATTATCGATGCAGTTCTCGCAATAGAGGACAATAATTTTAATGAGCATAATGGCGTGGATTTCAAAGGCACCTTGCGTGCCGTCAAACAAAAGCTTCTCAATGAATCCGTTCAGACCGGAGGCAGTACACTCACCCAGCAGCTCGCAAGACGTGTATTCCTGAATCTGGATCGGACAGAAGATCGTAAAGTAAAAGAAATTCTACTTTCTCTTAGATTGGAACGCTTCTTGACCAAGCAAGAAATATTAACGGCTTATCTAAATAAGGTTCCTTTCGGCAATGGTTCGAATGGCTACAATGTTTTCGGGATTAAAGCAGCAGCCAAGGGGATATTCGGTCTAGACGATCTGGACAAATTGAATGTCGCTCAAGCAGCGTATTTGGCTGGTCTTCCGCAGCTCCCTTCTGCTTATTCTGCATTTAATGGCATAGGTGAATTCAACGAAAAAGCTTTCAACAGAGCTATGGACCGTCAACATCTTGTACTTCGTCGTATGCTTGAGGAGAATAAGATCACTACCTCTCAATATGATGAAGCCCTTAAATTTGATATCAAGAGTTCTCTGGCGCCACATACCAAAAAAGCCTATGCTACATATCCATACCTGATGATGGAGACTGAGCGTAAAGCATCCGAGATCCTTCTATCATTGAATGAAGAGAAAAATGGCACAACGGATGCCAATAGCACTACTGACAATGCCGTGTTACTTGAAGAAGCAAGACAGCAGCTCATGACCGGCGGTTATCGAGTCTACACAACTATTGATAAAAAAGTTTACAATGCAATGCATAGTGTCTCAGAAGACAGCAATAATTTTACTAAAGACAGCAAAACCAAAGGTATGGAACAGACGGCTGGCATGTTAATTGATAACAAAACGGGAGCCATTCTCGGCATGATTGAGGGCCGCGACTTCAATATTGAGCAGATGAATTATGCTACCCAAATGATCCGTCAGCCCGGATCGACTATGAAGCCAATTTCAGCTTATTTACCAGCCTTAGATGCAGGGCTGATTCAGCCTGCCGGGATTGTGGATGACGCGCCAATTATTCTAAAAGACGGCGGAAAAGGATTCCATATTCCCAAGAATGCCAATAACCGCTATCAAGGTCTGGTCACTGCCCGTTACGCACTTAACAAATCGCTCAACTTGCCTGCGCTTAAGCTGTTTAATGAAAAGGTCGGAATAGAGAAATCTTGGGCCTTTACTAAAAAGCTGGGGATCACCACCCTCACAGATGATGATTACAGCGCGCAGACTGGGGTTATAGGCGGTCTCAAATACGGTGTATCCGTAGAAGAGTTAACCAATGCCTATTCCGCTATCGGCAACCAGGGAGCCTTTAATGATGCCTACATGATTGAGAAAATCGTCAATTCAGAGGGCAAAATTATCTATCAGCACAAGGTTAATCCTGAGCAAGTATTCTCTAAGCAAACAGCTTACCTAATGACAGATATGCTGCGAACTGTAATTACAGAGGGTACAGCCAGCACCGTAAAAAGAGCATACAAACACTCTAAAGAAATTCCGATTGTCGGTAAGACTGGATCTACCCAGAATTATGGGGACGTATGGTTTATGGGCTACACTCCTGATGTCACATTGGGAATGTGGGTCGGTTACAAAGAGCAAATCAACACCCTTACGGGAGATACACAAAAACGTCAAGCCCAAACATTATGGGCAAAAGTATTGAATGCTGTCATTGATAAGCAGCCGGAACTATTCGTCACAGACAAATTTGCACAGCCTGAAGGAATTATCAAAAAGACAGTTTCAGCATATAGCGGCAAACTGCCAACATCTCTGACTGATAAATTCACAACGGATATATTTAATACAAAATATGTGCCAAAAGAGAGCGACGACGGGATTTCCAAAGCCAAGTATATTACTTACAAAGGCGTCAATTATATCCCGTTGGAAGGTACTCCAGAGGAGTTCCTAAAGGAAAAAATCGTCGTTAAACGTGAGAAGCCGATACAGGAACTCGTCAAAGAACTCCTGGCTGCCTTCCCTAAGATGAAGGATCATAAATCACTGGAGTATTATATGCCAGCCGATGCCAAGACGGATTTTCCAACAGAAGTTGATCCACGAGTGGACGACGGGGCTTCCCCTGCTGCTCCTGGAAATGTTAACGTCTCTTATAGCACTGGTAAAGCGGTCATCAGCTTCTCCGCTAGCAGCTCGGCAGATGTTGTGGGATACCGCTTATATCGTTCATTAAATGGAGGTTCTTTCCAAAAGCAATCTATACTCATGGCAGATGAGAACAAGGTATTCACGCCGGGTACACCGGCAAGTGCTAATGCAACCTTCTATGTAACCGCCGTGGATGTTGCAGGTAATGAGACGGCTTCTGGCAGCGTTGCTGGAGGGATTACACCAACACCAGAAGCAACTCCTACACCTGATCAACAACCTGGCACAGAGCCGCCTACAGAGCCTGAGACGACACCAGGAGACATTATTGAGGATCCAGGTAACATTCTCCCGCTACCGACGGAAACACCAGCCGGTGGAGGTAACAGTACTGGGGGCAGTAATAATCCCACAGCAGGTAATAATGCAGGGACACGTTAG
- a CDS encoding sensor domain-containing diguanylate cyclase — MSEQKAYAYKDSRMLIQDKLHASRDSEDPTAWLRETEIVSHDFPYLANLIADSFEEWIDGLEALPFAKSWDWCVLNFEGRYFANIADQQERWRHQWEQAAAASLLSGTTSSVQLTVQGQDMSFFTIPLITRVDKEIFACLGCAMPTQQYLMGGRDTAEAISLQYRTIFYHKFEHIFVTDLASVHLHAERESNRRSLLFQIVQRMHDNIDVNAVLTEVIDSISAMYPGARLELFMSQDHRSTHPQVKPLPFQMSSDDVCARAFKDGRVALNTNTEDQHIVEIGLPLGGKQGVYGVFHMVMDNSIFMDVDLRFLSMVADTAGTAFENAKLYERSNQLIRELRMSNELTQRLNQSLRLGDIFQFAFEELLEMFGADYCCILHMNEEKGGLEVIACNHSSLQNEILEVGQGLGGKVYTTGESLIMSNYIDNPNTTSRLMNATGSQSLIATPLSVGGEVRGAIMLAHRDAHYFSYDNYRLLQAMAGHIGLAVGNARLHAEVRRLANRDSLTGLYARHYLDEEIKERQSTDFCGCLIVVDIDQFKMVNDTYGHQKGDKILKEVSEIVKSSIRQGDIAARWGGEELSVYLPLMGVEQAVNVAERIRKRVMNETEPNVTVSCGIAEWSWMDERVSVESLFYRADMALYKAKNNGRNQVIVDTKENGSGVKGLPHK, encoded by the coding sequence ATGTCAGAACAGAAAGCATACGCTTATAAAGACAGTCGTATGCTGATACAGGACAAATTGCACGCTAGTAGAGATTCCGAAGATCCCACCGCCTGGCTTAGGGAAACGGAAATAGTGTCCCATGACTTCCCATATTTGGCCAATCTGATTGCAGACAGCTTCGAGGAATGGATCGATGGGCTAGAGGCTCTACCGTTCGCTAAATCATGGGATTGGTGTGTACTGAATTTTGAAGGCAGATATTTTGCTAATATTGCCGATCAGCAAGAACGATGGAGGCACCAATGGGAGCAGGCGGCGGCAGCTAGTTTACTTTCCGGCACAACCTCATCTGTTCAACTGACGGTGCAAGGTCAGGATATGAGCTTTTTTACTATACCGCTCATCACTCGCGTTGACAAAGAAATTTTTGCTTGCCTGGGCTGTGCTATGCCGACACAACAATATTTAATGGGTGGACGAGATACTGCTGAGGCTATATCGTTGCAGTACCGGACCATTTTCTATCATAAGTTTGAACATATTTTTGTAACTGATCTTGCGAGTGTTCATCTACATGCTGAACGTGAGAGCAATCGCCGCTCCTTGTTATTTCAGATCGTTCAGCGGATGCATGACAATATTGATGTGAACGCCGTGCTTACGGAGGTTATAGATAGCATTTCTGCAATGTACCCTGGTGCCAGGCTTGAGCTGTTTATGTCGCAAGATCACCGCAGCACTCATCCGCAGGTCAAACCTTTACCGTTTCAGATGTCCAGTGATGATGTCTGCGCTAGAGCATTTAAAGACGGCCGTGTTGCTCTGAACACCAATACTGAAGATCAACACATTGTAGAAATTGGTCTTCCGCTAGGTGGCAAGCAGGGGGTTTATGGGGTATTCCACATGGTGATGGATAACTCAATCTTTATGGATGTAGATTTACGGTTTCTCTCGATGGTGGCAGATACCGCAGGTACTGCTTTTGAGAATGCCAAGCTGTATGAACGCTCCAATCAGCTCATTCGTGAGCTGCGTATGAGTAACGAACTTACACAGCGTCTGAATCAAAGCTTGCGCTTAGGAGATATTTTCCAATTTGCGTTTGAAGAGCTGCTTGAGATGTTTGGTGCAGACTACTGCTGTATTTTACATATGAACGAAGAAAAGGGCGGGCTAGAGGTTATAGCTTGCAATCATTCCTCCTTGCAAAATGAGATTTTAGAAGTAGGACAAGGTTTAGGCGGGAAGGTCTATACTACTGGGGAATCATTAATCATGTCTAACTACATAGATAATCCTAATACTACTTCTCGTTTAATGAATGCTACCGGGTCGCAGTCGCTGATTGCCACACCTTTAAGTGTAGGTGGTGAAGTGCGTGGTGCCATCATGTTGGCGCATCGCGATGCCCATTATTTCTCTTATGACAATTACAGATTGCTTCAGGCGATGGCGGGGCATATTGGACTTGCTGTAGGGAACGCAAGGCTGCATGCCGAAGTTAGACGTCTAGCGAACAGAGATAGCCTAACTGGACTTTATGCTCGTCATTATCTGGACGAAGAAATAAAGGAACGGCAGTCTACAGATTTTTGCGGTTGCTTAATCGTTGTGGATATCGATCAGTTCAAGATGGTGAATGATACCTATGGTCATCAAAAGGGTGACAAGATTTTAAAAGAGGTCAGTGAAATTGTGAAGTCCTCCATCCGACAAGGTGATATTGCTGCGAGGTGGGGCGGAGAAGAACTGTCGGTCTATTTACCATTAATGGGAGTAGAACAGGCAGTAAATGTGGCTGAGCGTATTCGCAAGCGGGTGATGAACGAAACCGAACCTAATGTAACAGTGTCCTGCGGTATAGCAGAATGGAGCTGGATGGACGAACGTGTAAGCGTGGAATCCCTGTTCTATCGAGCGGATATGGCACTGTATAAAGCTAAGAACAATGGGCGTAACCAGGTGATCGTTGACACTAAAGAGAATGGCAGTGGTGTGAAGGGATTGCCTCATAAGTAA